The Cyclopterus lumpus isolate fCycLum1 chromosome 6, fCycLum1.pri, whole genome shotgun sequence genome contains a region encoding:
- the sv2 gene encoding synaptic vesicle glycoprotein 2C isoform X2, whose translation MGLLTSSIFLGMMVGGYMWGYLADQRGRRRVLVVSLTVNGVFGGLASVAPWFWLFLLLRFISGIGVGGSIPVIFSYFSEFMPRLRRGAMISALATFWMAGNILAAGLAWLVIPRTWAHFSLGTLDFQSWRLFVVLCSVPSLTSALLFRLFMPESPKFLMEAGREKEAIHVFQVMFKLNMWGKGKTLPEFGLCTSSKQRGGPVETRTRSRRERLAGSLKKALAPVKQMFNGPLKSRSIALLIVFYCISFGYYGLWMWFPELFERMENGGSPCANANASSSSSAASPLHNQSCYPVKTAVYMEGFIIAASNLPGNIFTIFMIDRLGGKALLSCSLMVSSLSVFLIYVVQTKVQSLVLSCVFSGVSVITWNALDVLGTELYPTQLRSSALGFFTGVGRVAAIMGNLAFGRLVDTNCSVPVLLVSALLLTGGLVALVLPQTRQTELT comes from the exons ATGGGCCTGCTCACCAGCAGCATTTTCCTCG GCATGATGGTGGGCGGCTACATGTGGGGATACCTGGCGGACCAGAGGGGGCGTCGCCGGGTCCTGGTCGTGTCCCTGACGGTTAACGGGGTGTTTGGAGGTCTGGCCAGCGTGGCTCCGTGGTTCTGGCTCTTCCTGCTACTGCGGTTCATCAGCGGCATCGG GGTCGGGGGGTCGATCCCCGTCATTTTCTCCTACTTCTCAGAGTTCATGCCTCGACTGAGGAGAGGTGCAATGATCAGCGCTCTGGCCACCTTCTGGATGGCAGGAAACATCCTGGCTGCAG GTCTGGCCTGGCTGGTGATTCCAAGGACCTGGGCGCATTTTTCACTGGGAACGCTGGACTTTCAGAGCTGGAGACTGTTTGTGGTGCTCTGCTCCGTCCCCAGCCTCACCTCGGCCCTCCTCTTCCGGCTGTTTATGCCCGAGAGCCCCAAGTTCCTCATGGAG GCGGGTCGGGAGAAAGAGGCGATCCACGTCTTCCAAGTGATGTTTAAGCTGAACATGTGGGGGAAAGGAAAGACTTTACCG GAATTTGGTTTGTGCACCAGCTCCAAGCAAAGAGGGGGACCAGTTGAGACCAGAACCCGCtcacggagagagagactggcCGGGAGCTTGAAAAAG GCTTTGGCGCCTGTGAAACAGATGTTCAACGGTCCGCTCAAATCCAGGAGCATCGCTCTGCTCATCGTCTTCTACTGCATCTCCTTCGG TTACTACGGACTGTGGATGTGGTTCCCGGAGCTGTTTGAGCGAATGGAGAACGGCGGCTCGCCGTGCGCCAACGCCAAcgcctcgtcgtcgtcgtccgcCGCGTCTCCGCTCCACAACCAGAGCTGCTACCCGGTCAagacagcag TGTATATGGAGGGCTTCATCATCGCTGCGTCAAACCTACCGGGAAACATCTTCACCATCTTCATGATCGACAGGCTGGGGGGAAAGGCTCTACTGT CCTGCAGCCTGATGGTGTCCAGTCTGAGCGTCTTCCTCATCTACGTGGTCCAGACCAAAGTCCAGAGTCTGGTCCTGTCCTGCGTGTTCAGCGGCGTGTCCGTGATCACCTGGAACGCCCTGGACGTGCTGGGAACGGAGCTCTACCCGACCCAGCTCCG GTCCTCCGCTCTCGGTTTCTTCACCGGCGTGGGCCGGGTGGCGGCCATCATGGGTAACTTGGCCTTCGGCAGGCTGGTGGACACGAACTGTTCCGTCCCGGTCCTGCTGGTCTCGGCTCTGCTGCTGACCGGAGGACTGGTGGCTCTCGTGCTTCCACAAACCAGGCAGACCGAGCTCACCTGA
- the snx1a gene encoding sorting nexin-1a isoform X2, which produces MATSSERSPPPFPDSEDQDVLDSEEVGGRESDEDDDGGGDDLLFVNPSNPPLTKMDTTLPPASQPSDVLMEPPSDLMNDPLIEPFSSLTENKPTSKIVSEPSDDFVDLTNNLADSPEDAAESVLADVAIDTTEIPLDEPSDDFVDIFGGETEAPREEVVIANVTVKAAAAADKSEVTSDVTDPPGDLKTGSDFEQEANETATDSIIDLSDDLLSSNAQKPPLASDQFVDPLVDFLSDAPPAADAKIPSRATVDLFEDEGNDLFTEPRQTKSAKQQQKSLFGEADEDLFGEPLGATTKKPVIKEPKGKPVPTKAARDVSNMGGPLQDGYTAEPADIFSEEAVTTVPSIKKTSAVNSKTNGVHSEEDTDIFAATVELSLDSPQEERKKGVPAVPSASAPSVSAATSLAKPQSASLEELDDDEEEEEEEEEEQEDKFDISISVKDPEKIGDGMNAYMAYKVTTQTPLPMFRNKTFTVRRRFSDFLGLYEKLSEKHGPNGFIVPPPPEKSILGMTKVKVGKEDSSSADFVERRRAALERYLQRIVHHPSLLQDPDVREFLEREELPRAVGTQALSGAGFLKMINKATDAVSKMTIKMNESDVWFEEKLQEVESADQQFRKLHVLVESLVVHRKELSLNTASFAKSTAMLGSAEDNTALSRALSQLAEVEDKMEQLHQDQATNDTFNFAELIADYIRLLGSVRGSFDHRMKAWQRWQDAQAALQKKRETEAKLLWANKPDKLQLVKEEIAEWEVKVTQYERDFDRVTATVRKEVVRFDKEKARNFKREIINYLECLLQSQQQLIKYWEAFLPEAKAIA; this is translated from the exons ATGGCGACCAGCTCGGAGCGCAGTCCTCCTCCGTTCCCCGACTCCGAGGACCAAGACGTGCTGGACTCCGAGGAAGTCGGAGGCCGAGAGAGCGACGAAGACGACGACGGCGGCGGGGACGACCTCCTCTTCGTGAACCCA AGCAACCCTCCACTGACCAAAATGGACACCACACTGCCACCTGCCAGTCAACCCAGCGATGTTTTAATGGAGCCTCCCAGTGACCTCATGAATGATCCCTTAATCGAGCCCTTCAGCAGCCTAACGGAAAACAAACCAACGAGCAAAATCGTCAGCGAACCCTCGGATGATTTTGTCGACCTTACAAACAACTTGGCCGACTCTCCCGAAGACGCGGCCGAAAGTGTCCTCGCTGATGTTGCCATAGACACGACTGAAATCCCTTTAGATGAACCCTCAGAtgattttgttgacatatttggAGGTGAGACTGAAGCTCCACGAGAGGAAGTCGTGATAGCGAATGTAACTgttaaagcagcagcagcagcggatAAAAGTGAAGTGACCAGTGATGTGACGGATCCACCTGGGGAcctgaaaacaggaagtgattttGAACAGGAAGCCAACGAAACCGCCACTGACTCAATTATCGACCTCAGTGATGATCTGTTATCCAGTAACGCACAAAAGCCACCACTTGCCAGTGACCAATTCGTCGACCCTCTGGTCGACTTCCTTAGCGACGCTCCACCCGCTGCCGATGCCAAAATACCCAGCCGAGCGACAGTCGACCTGTTCGAAGATGAGGGAAACGACTTGTTCACGGAGCCGCGGCAGACTAAATCTgccaagcagcagcagaaaagcCTCTTCGGCGAAGCCGACGAGGATCTGTTCGGCGAGCCACTCGGTGCCACTACAAAGAAACCCGTCATCAAAGAGCCGAAGGGCAAACCGGTCCCAACCAAAGCTGCTCGCGATGTCAGCAACATGGGCGGTCCTCTGCAAGACGGTTACACTGCAGAGCCTGCTGACATCTTCTCTGAGGAAGCCGTCACCACAGTGCCCAGCATCAAAAAGACCAGCGCCGTCAACTCCAAGACTAACGGAGTCCACTCTGAAGAGGACACGGATATATTTGCTG CAACAGTGGAGCTTTCTCTCGACAGTccgcaggaagagagaaagaaaggtgtGCCGGCCGTACCGTCTGCGTCCGCCCCCTCCGTGTCAGCCGCCACCAGCCTGGCCAAGCCGCAGTCTGCTTCCCTggaggag ttggatgatgatgaagaggaggaggaggaggaagaagaagaacaggaagacaAATTTGatatctctatctctgtcaaAGACCCTGAAAAAATAG gggACGGGATGAACGCCTACATGGCCTACAAAGTAACCACACAG ACCCCGCTGCCCATGTTCCGCAACAAGACATTTACAGTGAGGCGGCGCTTCAGCGACTTCCTCGGCCTCTACGAGAAGCTGTCTGAAAAGCACGGACCAAATGGCTTTATTGTGCCTCCGCCACCAGAGAAGAGCATTCTGG GTATGACGAAGGTGAAGGTAGGAAAGGAGGATTCCTCGTCTGCAGACTTTGTTGAGAGAAGAAGAGCCGCTTTGGAGAG ATACCTCCAGAGGATCGTACATCACCCATCACTTCTCCAAGATCCGGATGTCAGAGAGTtcctggagagagaggaa TTGCCCAGAGCAGTGGGCACCCAGGCTCTGAGCGGCGCCGGCTTCCTGAAGATGATCAACAAAGCAACGGATGCCGTCAGCAAAATGACCATCAAGATGAACGAGTCCGACGTG tgGTTTGAAGAGAagctgcaggaggtggagtCTGCAGACCAGCAGTTCAGGAAGCTCCACGTGCTGGTCGAATCTCTGGTCGTTCACAGGAAAG AACTGTCGCTAAACACGGCCAGTTTTGCCAAAAGCACGGCCATGTTGGGCAGCGCGGAGGACAACACCGCTCTGTCCCGAGCACTCTCTCAGCTGGCAGAGgtggaggacaagatggagcagCTGCACCAGGATCAGGCCACGAACGACACCTTCAACTTTGCCGAACTCATCGCAGATTACATCCGCCTGCTCGGATCCGTGAGG GGCTCGTTCGATCACCGGATGAAGGCGTGGCAGCGCTGGCAGGACGCGCAGGCCGCGCtgcagaagaagagggagaCGGAGGCCAAGCTGCTGTGGGCCAACAAGCCCGACAAGCTGCAGCTGGTCAAAGAGGAGATCGCTGAG TGGGAGGTCAAGGTGACGCAGTACGAGAGAGACTTTGACCGAGTCACTGCGACCGTGCGCAAGGAAGTCGTCCGCTTTGAC aaagaaaaggCCAGGAACTTCAAAAGAGAGATCATTAACTACCTGGAGTGTCTGCTTCAGTCCCAGCAACAG
- the snx1a gene encoding sorting nexin-1a isoform X1 has product MATSSERSPPPFPDSEDQDVLDSEEVGGRESDEDDDGGGDDLLFVNPSNPPLTKMDTTLPPASQPSDVLMEPPSDLMNDPLIEPFSSLTENKPTSKIVSEPSDDFVDLTNNLADSPEDAAESVLADVAIDTTEIPLDEPSDDFVDIFGGETEAPREEVVIANVTVKAAAAADKSEVTSDVTDPPGDLKTGSDFEQEANETATDSIIDLSDDLLSSNAQKPPLASDQFVDPLVDFLSDAPPAADAKIPSRATVDLFEDEGNDLFTEPRQTKSAKQQQKSLFGEADEDLFGEPLGATTKKPVIKEPKGKPVPTKAARDVSNMGGPLQDGYTAEPADIFSEEAVTTVPSIKKTSAVNSKTNGVHSEEDTDIFAEATVELSLDSPQEERKKGVPAVPSASAPSVSAATSLAKPQSASLEELDDDEEEEEEEEEEQEDKFDISISVKDPEKIGDGMNAYMAYKVTTQTPLPMFRNKTFTVRRRFSDFLGLYEKLSEKHGPNGFIVPPPPEKSILGMTKVKVGKEDSSSADFVERRRAALERYLQRIVHHPSLLQDPDVREFLEREELPRAVGTQALSGAGFLKMINKATDAVSKMTIKMNESDVWFEEKLQEVESADQQFRKLHVLVESLVVHRKELSLNTASFAKSTAMLGSAEDNTALSRALSQLAEVEDKMEQLHQDQATNDTFNFAELIADYIRLLGSVRGSFDHRMKAWQRWQDAQAALQKKRETEAKLLWANKPDKLQLVKEEIAEWEVKVTQYERDFDRVTATVRKEVVRFDKEKARNFKREIINYLECLLQSQQQLIKYWEAFLPEAKAIA; this is encoded by the exons ATGGCGACCAGCTCGGAGCGCAGTCCTCCTCCGTTCCCCGACTCCGAGGACCAAGACGTGCTGGACTCCGAGGAAGTCGGAGGCCGAGAGAGCGACGAAGACGACGACGGCGGCGGGGACGACCTCCTCTTCGTGAACCCA AGCAACCCTCCACTGACCAAAATGGACACCACACTGCCACCTGCCAGTCAACCCAGCGATGTTTTAATGGAGCCTCCCAGTGACCTCATGAATGATCCCTTAATCGAGCCCTTCAGCAGCCTAACGGAAAACAAACCAACGAGCAAAATCGTCAGCGAACCCTCGGATGATTTTGTCGACCTTACAAACAACTTGGCCGACTCTCCCGAAGACGCGGCCGAAAGTGTCCTCGCTGATGTTGCCATAGACACGACTGAAATCCCTTTAGATGAACCCTCAGAtgattttgttgacatatttggAGGTGAGACTGAAGCTCCACGAGAGGAAGTCGTGATAGCGAATGTAACTgttaaagcagcagcagcagcggatAAAAGTGAAGTGACCAGTGATGTGACGGATCCACCTGGGGAcctgaaaacaggaagtgattttGAACAGGAAGCCAACGAAACCGCCACTGACTCAATTATCGACCTCAGTGATGATCTGTTATCCAGTAACGCACAAAAGCCACCACTTGCCAGTGACCAATTCGTCGACCCTCTGGTCGACTTCCTTAGCGACGCTCCACCCGCTGCCGATGCCAAAATACCCAGCCGAGCGACAGTCGACCTGTTCGAAGATGAGGGAAACGACTTGTTCACGGAGCCGCGGCAGACTAAATCTgccaagcagcagcagaaaagcCTCTTCGGCGAAGCCGACGAGGATCTGTTCGGCGAGCCACTCGGTGCCACTACAAAGAAACCCGTCATCAAAGAGCCGAAGGGCAAACCGGTCCCAACCAAAGCTGCTCGCGATGTCAGCAACATGGGCGGTCCTCTGCAAGACGGTTACACTGCAGAGCCTGCTGACATCTTCTCTGAGGAAGCCGTCACCACAGTGCCCAGCATCAAAAAGACCAGCGCCGTCAACTCCAAGACTAACGGAGTCCACTCTGAAGAGGACACGGATATATTTGCTG AAGCAACAGTGGAGCTTTCTCTCGACAGTccgcaggaagagagaaagaaaggtgtGCCGGCCGTACCGTCTGCGTCCGCCCCCTCCGTGTCAGCCGCCACCAGCCTGGCCAAGCCGCAGTCTGCTTCCCTggaggag ttggatgatgatgaagaggaggaggaggaggaagaagaagaacaggaagacaAATTTGatatctctatctctgtcaaAGACCCTGAAAAAATAG gggACGGGATGAACGCCTACATGGCCTACAAAGTAACCACACAG ACCCCGCTGCCCATGTTCCGCAACAAGACATTTACAGTGAGGCGGCGCTTCAGCGACTTCCTCGGCCTCTACGAGAAGCTGTCTGAAAAGCACGGACCAAATGGCTTTATTGTGCCTCCGCCACCAGAGAAGAGCATTCTGG GTATGACGAAGGTGAAGGTAGGAAAGGAGGATTCCTCGTCTGCAGACTTTGTTGAGAGAAGAAGAGCCGCTTTGGAGAG ATACCTCCAGAGGATCGTACATCACCCATCACTTCTCCAAGATCCGGATGTCAGAGAGTtcctggagagagaggaa TTGCCCAGAGCAGTGGGCACCCAGGCTCTGAGCGGCGCCGGCTTCCTGAAGATGATCAACAAAGCAACGGATGCCGTCAGCAAAATGACCATCAAGATGAACGAGTCCGACGTG tgGTTTGAAGAGAagctgcaggaggtggagtCTGCAGACCAGCAGTTCAGGAAGCTCCACGTGCTGGTCGAATCTCTGGTCGTTCACAGGAAAG AACTGTCGCTAAACACGGCCAGTTTTGCCAAAAGCACGGCCATGTTGGGCAGCGCGGAGGACAACACCGCTCTGTCCCGAGCACTCTCTCAGCTGGCAGAGgtggaggacaagatggagcagCTGCACCAGGATCAGGCCACGAACGACACCTTCAACTTTGCCGAACTCATCGCAGATTACATCCGCCTGCTCGGATCCGTGAGG GGCTCGTTCGATCACCGGATGAAGGCGTGGCAGCGCTGGCAGGACGCGCAGGCCGCGCtgcagaagaagagggagaCGGAGGCCAAGCTGCTGTGGGCCAACAAGCCCGACAAGCTGCAGCTGGTCAAAGAGGAGATCGCTGAG TGGGAGGTCAAGGTGACGCAGTACGAGAGAGACTTTGACCGAGTCACTGCGACCGTGCGCAAGGAAGTCGTCCGCTTTGAC aaagaaaaggCCAGGAACTTCAAAAGAGAGATCATTAACTACCTGGAGTGTCTGCTTCAGTCCCAGCAACAG
- the sv2 gene encoding synaptic vesicle glycoprotein 2C isoform X1 — translation MSHHVHTGDREAREPLLTGEHPERDSDEGEIIFDRSTSNIPCDPGGNAKRRLTYEEAVEEAGFGSFHWLLLVVCGWANASDAVEILCVSFLLPTARCDLLLSSSDMGLLTSSIFLGMMVGGYMWGYLADQRGRRRVLVVSLTVNGVFGGLASVAPWFWLFLLLRFISGIGVGGSIPVIFSYFSEFMPRLRRGAMISALATFWMAGNILAAGLAWLVIPRTWAHFSLGTLDFQSWRLFVVLCSVPSLTSALLFRLFMPESPKFLMEAGREKEAIHVFQVMFKLNMWGKGKTLPEFGLCTSSKQRGGPVETRTRSRRERLAGSLKKALAPVKQMFNGPLKSRSIALLIVFYCISFGYYGLWMWFPELFERMENGGSPCANANASSSSSAASPLHNQSCYPVKTAVYMEGFIIAASNLPGNIFTIFMIDRLGGKALLSCSLMVSSLSVFLIYVVQTKVQSLVLSCVFSGVSVITWNALDVLGTELYPTQLRSSALGFFTGVGRVAAIMGNLAFGRLVDTNCSVPVLLVSALLLTGGLVALVLPQTRQTELT, via the exons atgtctcATCACGTGCATACCGGAGACCGTGAAGCGCGTGAGCCGCTTCTTACAGGTGAACACCCGGAGCGGGACTCAGATGAAG gAGAAATTATTTTTGACAGGAGCACGTCGAACATCCCGTGTGACCCTGGTGGGAACGCAAAGAGAAGATTGACATAtgaggaagcagtagaggaagcag GTTTTGGCTCCTTCCACTGGCTGCTGTTGGTGGTGTGCGGTTGGGCCAACGCCAGCGACGCCGTGGAGATTCTCTGCGTGTCCTTCCTGCTGCCGACGGCGCGCTGCGACCTGCTGCTCAGCTCCTCGGACATGGGCCTGCTCACCAGCAGCATTTTCCTCG GCATGATGGTGGGCGGCTACATGTGGGGATACCTGGCGGACCAGAGGGGGCGTCGCCGGGTCCTGGTCGTGTCCCTGACGGTTAACGGGGTGTTTGGAGGTCTGGCCAGCGTGGCTCCGTGGTTCTGGCTCTTCCTGCTACTGCGGTTCATCAGCGGCATCGG GGTCGGGGGGTCGATCCCCGTCATTTTCTCCTACTTCTCAGAGTTCATGCCTCGACTGAGGAGAGGTGCAATGATCAGCGCTCTGGCCACCTTCTGGATGGCAGGAAACATCCTGGCTGCAG GTCTGGCCTGGCTGGTGATTCCAAGGACCTGGGCGCATTTTTCACTGGGAACGCTGGACTTTCAGAGCTGGAGACTGTTTGTGGTGCTCTGCTCCGTCCCCAGCCTCACCTCGGCCCTCCTCTTCCGGCTGTTTATGCCCGAGAGCCCCAAGTTCCTCATGGAG GCGGGTCGGGAGAAAGAGGCGATCCACGTCTTCCAAGTGATGTTTAAGCTGAACATGTGGGGGAAAGGAAAGACTTTACCG GAATTTGGTTTGTGCACCAGCTCCAAGCAAAGAGGGGGACCAGTTGAGACCAGAACCCGCtcacggagagagagactggcCGGGAGCTTGAAAAAG GCTTTGGCGCCTGTGAAACAGATGTTCAACGGTCCGCTCAAATCCAGGAGCATCGCTCTGCTCATCGTCTTCTACTGCATCTCCTTCGG TTACTACGGACTGTGGATGTGGTTCCCGGAGCTGTTTGAGCGAATGGAGAACGGCGGCTCGCCGTGCGCCAACGCCAAcgcctcgtcgtcgtcgtccgcCGCGTCTCCGCTCCACAACCAGAGCTGCTACCCGGTCAagacagcag TGTATATGGAGGGCTTCATCATCGCTGCGTCAAACCTACCGGGAAACATCTTCACCATCTTCATGATCGACAGGCTGGGGGGAAAGGCTCTACTGT CCTGCAGCCTGATGGTGTCCAGTCTGAGCGTCTTCCTCATCTACGTGGTCCAGACCAAAGTCCAGAGTCTGGTCCTGTCCTGCGTGTTCAGCGGCGTGTCCGTGATCACCTGGAACGCCCTGGACGTGCTGGGAACGGAGCTCTACCCGACCCAGCTCCG GTCCTCCGCTCTCGGTTTCTTCACCGGCGTGGGCCGGGTGGCGGCCATCATGGGTAACTTGGCCTTCGGCAGGCTGGTGGACACGAACTGTTCCGTCCCGGTCCTGCTGGTCTCGGCTCTGCTGCTGACCGGAGGACTGGTGGCTCTCGTGCTTCCACAAACCAGGCAGACCGAGCTCACCTGA